A genomic region of Sander lucioperca isolate FBNREF2018 chromosome 6, SLUC_FBN_1.2, whole genome shotgun sequence contains the following coding sequences:
- the pdrg1 gene encoding p53 and DNA damage-regulated protein 1 isoform X2 has product MDAVSQRVLENLTEVEEAAEDVLTTKQQIVDLDTRRNRNREALNALKNEISDSDQEQLDQEINELRKGLKAKVNRLNEMQGKPELRGYNLSPLSTDEIKAINGLLKR; this is encoded by the exons aTGGACGCTGTATCCCAGCGTGTTTTGGAGAATTTGACAGAAGTTGAGGAGGCAGCCGAGGATGTTCTGACCACTAAACAACAG ATAGTTGACCTGGACACTAGGAGGAACAGGAACAGAGAGGCGTTGAACGCACTGAAAAATGAAATATCAGATTCAG ACCAAGAGCAGCTGGACCAGGAGATAAACGAACTTCGCAAAGGACTGAAAGCTAAAGTCAACCGTCTAAATGAGATGCAAG ggAAACCTGAGCTGAGAGGCTACAATCTTTCTCCTCTGTCTACTGATGAAATCAAAGCTATTAACGGCCTTTTAAAGAGATAA
- the LOC116050233 gene encoding uncharacterized protein LOC116050233, translating into MGRRQSQRKPQYTLPSPENNNDKRPQQRRKQKPNTPSTKRLTSQHSALGTSESKAHPLPPAEDKMEPKVQPAAQPCSHREHKPTGFRVSRHTAAFPCHRLPDSSPTLQESLSPKPEVGGLAGHGEGDSDTDLSESERLPVSPSGGVPPQLQLRPEVIQAEHCPSRSHRPRGHDHGAFDFPDFLPPPFNSWSLSQLAVFYNMEGRGGPQPRPVGPLERYLDRLLQLEWHQIQTVQGEGGKSAVSDVLSSCHRSHAAASSRLSSPKCILQCQRAFSLTFLSCLASHSALLSGCACTLCRIRYSNCSTLCCRSSHHTRQSRLSPMLERRGPTSLPKRSYSENRVKSSDRSSASRPQVISSPVQTNNHLRRMQASGNIRNPVKGANTKPHSTARGMNVGAGTDCVGALGDVVDYRTGGFRRRSGSEQRRGGVERQQGASEKRRSGSEYRRGGAERRRIAELKEREIKPDDVTAIMDNLPGPKRSSINRPNRQKQVEFVT; encoded by the exons ATGGGACGGCGGCAGTCACAAAGGAAGCCGCAGTACACGCTGCCAAGTCCAGAAAATAATAACGACAAG AGGCCACAGCAAAGAAGAAAGCAGAAACCGAACACTCCCTCGACCAAACGCCTTACTTCTCAACACAG TGCTCTGGGAACCTCAGAGTCAAAGGCCCATCCACTGCCCCCTGCAGAAGACAAGATGGAGCCAAAGGTGCAGCCGGCTGCTCAGCCCTGCAGCCACAGAGAACACAAGCCCACAGGTTTCAGGGtgagcagacacacagctgcctTTCCCTGCCACCGCCTGCCTGACTCAAGTCCTACTCTGCAGGAGAGCCTGTCGCCAAAGCCAGAGGTAGGAGGTCTGGCTGGCCATGGAGAGGGCGACAGCGACACAGACTTGTCTGAGTCAGAGAGACTTCCTGTGTCGCCCTCTGGTGGAGTTCCTCCACAGCTCCAGCTGAGGCCAGAGGTCATCCAGGCTGAACACTGCCCCTCTCGCAGCCACAGGCCCAGAGGACACGACCATGGTGCTTTTGACTTCCCAGACTTCCTCCCTCCACCTTTTAACTCCTGGAGCCTCAGTCAGCTGGCTGTCTTCTACAACATGGAGGGCCGGGGGGGCCCTCAGCCCAGGCCCGTGGGCCCTTTGGAAAGGTACCTGGATAGGCTGCTGCAGCTGGAGTGGCACCAGATTCAGACAGtgcagggggagggggggaagtCAGCGGTGTCAGATGTCCTATCCAGCTGCCACAGGTCCCATGCTGCTGCCTCGTCACGCCTCAGCTCTCCAAAGTGCATCCTCCAGTGTCAGCGTGCCTtctccctcaccttcctctcctGCCTGGCCAGTCACTCTGCCCTGCTCTCCGGCTGTGCCTGCACTCTCTGCCGTATCCGCTACTCCAACTGTAGCACATTGTGCTGCCGCTCCTCCCACCACACCCGTCAGTCCAGACTGAGTCCCATGCTGGAGCGCAGGGGGCCCACGTCGCTCCCCAAAAGGAGCTACAGCGAGAACCGGGTGAAGTCCTCAGACAGGAGCTCTGCATCCCGACCTCAGGTGATCAGCAGCCCTGTGCAGACCAACAACCACCTGAGGAGAATGCAAGCCTCAGGAAATATCCGCAACCCTGTTAAAGGTGCTAACACCAAGCCTCATTCCACTGCCAGAGGCATGAATGTCGGGGCTGGGACGGACTGCGTGGGAGCGTTGGGCGACGTGGTGGACTATAGGACAGGAGGGTTTAGGAGGAGGAGTGGCTCAGAGCAGAGAAGAGGTGGAGTAGAAAGACAACAAGGTGCATCAGAGAAACGACGAAGTGGTTCTGAGTATAGAAGAGGAGGAGCTGAGCGGAGGAGAATAGCTGAGCTCAAGGAACGGGAAATAAAACCAGATGATGTCACTGCAATAATGGACAATTTACCTGGGCCCAAACGTTCTTCAATAAATAGaccaaacagacagaaacaggtggAATTTGTTACATAA
- the pdrg1 gene encoding p53 and DNA damage-regulated protein 1 isoform X1 — protein MDAVSQRVLENLTEVEEAAEDVLTTKQQIVDLDTRRNRNREALNALKNEISDSEKVKVCFGNMFIKFPKSKTKEMIQKDQEQLDQEINELRKGLKAKVNRLNEMQGKPELRGYNLSPLSTDEIKAINGLLKR, from the exons aTGGACGCTGTATCCCAGCGTGTTTTGGAGAATTTGACAGAAGTTGAGGAGGCAGCCGAGGATGTTCTGACCACTAAACAACAG ATAGTTGACCTGGACACTAGGAGGAACAGGAACAGAGAGGCGTTGAACGCACTGAAAAATGAAATATCAGATTCAG AGAAAGTGAAGGTTTGCTTCGGAAACATGTTCATCAAATTTCCCAAATCAAAGACAAAGGAGATGATTcagaaag ACCAAGAGCAGCTGGACCAGGAGATAAACGAACTTCGCAAAGGACTGAAAGCTAAAGTCAACCGTCTAAATGAGATGCAAG ggAAACCTGAGCTGAGAGGCTACAATCTTTCTCCTCTGTCTACTGATGAAATCAAAGCTATTAACGGCCTTTTAAAGAGATAA